Proteins from a genomic interval of Arthrobacter sp. CAN_C5:
- a CDS encoding DUF1622 domain-containing protein, protein MEFQETMEGIGKAVDAAGVAAIVIGIVVASLIAARALLRRRQTESPNTYETYRRRLGRSILLGLELLVAADIIRTVAVTPTFESVGVLGLIVLIRTFLSFSLELEITGKWPWQKPQATQPKNLNRTPSSDEGIAESPH, encoded by the coding sequence GTGGAATTCCAGGAAACGATGGAAGGAATAGGTAAAGCGGTCGATGCTGCAGGAGTTGCCGCGATAGTGATCGGCATCGTTGTCGCGAGCCTGATCGCCGCTCGGGCACTGCTGAGGCGTCGGCAAACTGAAAGCCCCAATACGTACGAGACTTACCGACGACGACTAGGTAGATCCATCCTTCTCGGCCTCGAGCTGCTGGTAGCAGCGGACATCATCCGGACCGTTGCAGTAACCCCCACGTTCGAATCAGTCGGAGTGCTAGGGCTAATCGTCCTGATACGAACATTCCTCAGCTTTTCCCTTGAACTCGAAATCACCGGCAAGTGGCCGTGGCAAAAGCCCCAAGCCACCCAACCAAAAAACCTAAACAGAACCCCTTCTTCAGATGAAGGCATCGCTGAGAGTCCGCACTAA
- a CDS encoding APC family permease, producing MADESASKNDQNLSLTGSVALGTGVMIGAGIFALVGQVAELAGGWVPWAFFAGAVVVGFSSYSYIRYSAKNPSSGGIAMLLKAAYGPGVVAGSFSLFMYVSMVLAESLLGRTFATYLLRPFGMQDSTLWVPVLAVIAIAGAAIVNLVGNTMVERSATITAAIKIVGIAVLAVAGILTAGISSLGKLFTSADRTPPETGLLGFLGAVTLCILAYKGFTTITNQGADLRDPTRNIKRSIIIAISLCTVLYLMITIAVTGSLTVPQIVEARDYALAEAAEPAFGSWGVSLTVAIAVIATLSGLVASLFSVSKFYDMLRDMGQAPGLPGKEGHQSLYITAGLAIVMAAFFDLSQIASLGAILYLVMDIAIHWGVIRHLKDDIEAKIWVPWVAIVLDIAVLLPFILLKAQSDPFTLIITAAVALIIVVTQWLVVRRRNDEDTPSEGTSTRHESE from the coding sequence ATGGCAGACGAATCAGCATCAAAGAATGACCAGAACCTGTCGCTGACCGGGTCAGTGGCGTTGGGCACAGGAGTCATGATCGGAGCGGGTATCTTCGCTCTCGTCGGCCAAGTCGCCGAGCTCGCCGGCGGCTGGGTACCTTGGGCGTTCTTCGCCGGCGCCGTGGTCGTGGGATTCAGCTCATACTCCTACATCCGCTACTCCGCGAAGAATCCATCCTCCGGCGGCATCGCCATGCTACTGAAGGCCGCGTACGGCCCCGGAGTGGTCGCTGGCTCGTTCTCGCTCTTCATGTACGTATCGATGGTCCTGGCCGAAAGCCTTCTAGGGCGCACGTTCGCCACCTACCTCCTGCGCCCTTTCGGAATGCAGGACTCCACCCTGTGGGTGCCCGTACTAGCCGTGATCGCAATCGCGGGTGCAGCGATAGTGAACCTGGTTGGCAACACAATGGTGGAACGCTCCGCTACGATCACCGCCGCCATCAAGATCGTCGGTATCGCTGTCCTAGCCGTAGCCGGAATCCTCACCGCCGGCATCTCCTCCCTCGGCAAACTTTTCACCAGCGCTGACCGCACCCCGCCAGAAACAGGACTGCTGGGATTCCTCGGAGCGGTCACTTTGTGCATTCTGGCCTACAAGGGATTCACCACGATCACCAACCAGGGCGCGGACCTGCGTGATCCCACACGAAACATCAAGCGGTCCATCATCATCGCCATCAGCCTGTGCACCGTGCTCTACCTGATGATCACCATCGCGGTCACCGGAAGCCTCACCGTTCCCCAAATCGTGGAGGCACGCGACTACGCCCTCGCAGAAGCAGCCGAACCGGCGTTCGGATCATGGGGGGTGAGCCTGACCGTGGCCATCGCAGTCATCGCTACCCTCTCAGGCCTAGTAGCCAGCCTGTTCTCTGTCTCGAAGTTCTACGACATGCTCCGTGACATGGGCCAGGCCCCCGGCCTTCCCGGTAAAGAGGGACACCAATCGCTCTACATCACCGCGGGATTAGCAATCGTCATGGCCGCCTTCTTCGACCTCTCCCAAATCGCGTCCCTCGGCGCTATCCTTTACCTCGTCATGGATATCGCCATCCACTGGGGCGTCATCCGGCACCTCAAAGACGACATCGAAGCGAAAATCTGGGTTCCTTGGGTAGCGATCGTCCTCGACATCGCCGTCCTCCTACCTTTCATCCTTCTCAAAGCGCAATCAGACCCATTCACCCTGATCATCACCGCCGCCGTCGCCCTGATCATCGTGGTGACCCAATGGTTGGTGGTTCGCCGACGGAACGACGAGGATACGCCTTCAGAAGGAACTTCCACCCGCCACGAATCCGAGTAA
- a CDS encoding DUF6226 family protein, protein MEPYRRKDVATPAFFAPDGSVIDYGNRWAFGDGPPEDSYSRITHPERFAQLQELARDLIRYLVFHFDAKEETPDGSDFPLVDPSINRSLVKVIPADPACSPITFELTSEGVRLHYGTLMGSHHPPCNCDACDETLESAAADMEWTVFAVVNGGLREAVDLSDPLPVWHELRGDGGSRSGYSPLDDLSDHWKDLARTMHNEPAARHWTQWPHRTEPHNKGTVRKNGSTTTAEAHLLLDSIAALFENQRTWWIPGCEWIRGRVLDDDSVVVLYRESASGPILGRRYILPEFKALFDDDLSIKDLAQIIVTDEIGDPTGHGEVLPVDWADGLVPAGEHVEWTGLDTRQWR, encoded by the coding sequence ATGGAACCTTATCGGCGGAAAGACGTCGCCACGCCGGCCTTTTTCGCCCCGGATGGATCTGTCATCGACTACGGCAACCGCTGGGCCTTTGGTGACGGCCCCCCGGAGGACAGTTATAGCCGCATCACGCATCCCGAACGCTTCGCACAGCTGCAGGAACTCGCTAGAGACTTGATTCGGTACCTTGTGTTCCACTTCGATGCCAAGGAAGAGACGCCGGACGGCAGCGATTTCCCCCTTGTTGATCCCTCGATTAACAGGTCTCTGGTCAAGGTCATTCCGGCGGACCCCGCGTGTTCACCGATCACCTTCGAGCTCACCAGCGAAGGCGTTCGCCTGCACTACGGAACACTGATGGGAAGCCACCATCCCCCGTGTAACTGCGATGCCTGCGACGAGACGCTTGAGAGCGCCGCAGCGGACATGGAGTGGACTGTTTTCGCCGTCGTGAACGGTGGCCTGCGCGAGGCAGTCGATCTGAGCGATCCGCTACCGGTCTGGCATGAACTCCGCGGCGATGGCGGCTCACGCTCGGGGTACTCACCCTTGGACGACCTATCTGATCATTGGAAGGATCTGGCCCGTACCATGCACAACGAACCCGCCGCCCGCCACTGGACACAATGGCCACACCGGACAGAACCGCACAACAAAGGAACGGTCCGAAAGAATGGATCGACAACAACAGCGGAAGCCCACCTGCTGCTGGACTCGATCGCAGCACTGTTCGAGAACCAAAGAACCTGGTGGATTCCCGGCTGCGAATGGATTAGAGGTCGGGTCCTAGACGATGACTCAGTCGTGGTCCTTTACCGAGAATCGGCGTCAGGACCAATCCTCGGGCGCCGATACATACTCCCAGAATTCAAAGCACTGTTCGACGATGACCTGTCGATCAAGGACCTTGCGCAAATCATCGTGACGGACGAAATCGGCGATCCCACCGGTCATGGAGAAGTTCTCCCGGTGGATTGGGCCGACGGCCTCGTGCCCGCTGGAGAACATGTCGAATGGACCGGACTCGATACCCGCCAATGGCGGTAA
- a CDS encoding GNAT family N-acetyltransferase, whose translation MPEAGANIEHVIHTSSGRLVLRRPVPSDADELFRMYSDTRLIECDPMLAHPSITHTQAVLQRRIAEWQQYGHGLWVLLEGDAAGEVVGMGGCQLQADIAWNLSFSLRPQSWGRGYAQEVASAGMGLAQSTRPELPITAVVAERNERSQRAIERVGLHKEWQGPDNYDPDPAAMMLLYADRVLSHDQTSALTR comes from the coding sequence ATGCCCGAAGCTGGGGCCAACATCGAACACGTTATCCATACTTCAAGTGGTCGGCTGGTATTGCGTCGACCTGTTCCTAGTGATGCGGACGAGTTGTTCCGAATGTACTCAGACACTCGCCTCATTGAATGTGACCCAATGCTCGCTCACCCCTCAATCACCCATACCCAAGCAGTCCTCCAACGCAGAATCGCTGAATGGCAACAGTATGGGCACGGATTGTGGGTACTCCTGGAAGGTGACGCGGCGGGCGAGGTGGTCGGGATGGGTGGCTGCCAGCTGCAGGCAGACATCGCATGGAACCTATCCTTCAGTCTGCGTCCCCAAAGCTGGGGGCGAGGCTACGCTCAGGAAGTCGCTTCAGCTGGCATGGGACTAGCCCAATCGACTCGTCCGGAACTTCCGATAACGGCTGTTGTTGCTGAGCGCAACGAACGGTCCCAACGGGCGATCGAAAGAGTTGGACTCCACAAAGAATGGCAGGGCCCGGACAACTACGATCCTGACCCTGCGGCAATGATGCTGCTGTACGCCGACCGCGTGTTATCCCATGATCAAACTTCGGCCCTAACTCGCTAG
- the istA gene encoding IS21 family transposase, translating into MKQFERIRLDARDKDMSVRELARVHGVHRRTVRAALAEATPPARKTPERKAPKLGPWEDTIRAWLTADQKSPRKQRHTARRIWQRLVDEHGVVVAESTVAHAVARIRRGLVDTQADVAVPQTHTPGGEAEVDFGEFQAVIGGVQAKLFMFVMRLSYSGRAAHVAYANQSQESFLDGHNTAFERFGGIPAKMIRYDNLKPAVTTVILGRERLENERFIALRSHYGFDSFFCLPGIDGAHEKGGVEGEVGRFRRRWLTPVPEFDTLAGLNAYMAGCDVKDDHRVITGRPVTVGAAAAEEAGMLRPLPADTFEAASTFSFKADHKSQVCVRQSYYSVPARYAGRRVSVRLGARTIEMFAEGARIASHVRAIHKYSYVLELDHYLEVLTRKPGALAGATALMAARASGAFTGAHQKYWDRARAALGDKAGTKALIEVLLMARTLPAAAVTGAMENAVRTGDFDPDHLAIHARASQSFHHVPAALPDEVSGRIRHLPDRWEPSLAGYDGLLAAAGSR; encoded by the coding sequence GTGAAGCAATTCGAGCGTATCCGCCTTGATGCGAGGGATAAAGATATGTCGGTCAGAGAGTTGGCACGGGTGCACGGCGTTCACCGCCGTACCGTCCGGGCCGCGTTGGCGGAGGCCACGCCGCCGGCACGGAAGACGCCGGAGCGGAAGGCTCCGAAGCTGGGGCCCTGGGAGGACACCATCCGGGCCTGGTTGACCGCGGACCAGAAGTCACCGCGCAAACAGCGCCACACGGCCCGCCGGATCTGGCAGCGGCTGGTCGATGAACACGGCGTCGTGGTTGCCGAGTCCACGGTCGCCCACGCTGTGGCCAGGATCCGCCGCGGGCTCGTCGACACGCAGGCTGACGTCGCGGTCCCGCAGACCCACACCCCGGGCGGGGAAGCCGAGGTCGATTTCGGCGAGTTCCAGGCCGTGATCGGCGGCGTGCAGGCGAAGCTGTTCATGTTCGTGATGCGGCTGTCCTACTCCGGACGCGCCGCGCATGTGGCCTACGCGAACCAGTCGCAGGAGTCCTTTCTGGACGGGCATAACACCGCGTTCGAACGCTTCGGCGGGATCCCGGCCAAAATGATCCGCTACGACAACCTCAAACCCGCTGTCACCACCGTGATCCTGGGCCGTGAACGGCTGGAAAACGAACGCTTCATCGCCCTGCGCTCCCATTACGGGTTCGACTCGTTCTTCTGCCTGCCCGGCATCGACGGCGCCCACGAAAAGGGCGGCGTCGAAGGTGAAGTCGGCAGGTTCCGCCGCCGCTGGCTGACCCCGGTTCCGGAGTTCGATACCCTGGCCGGGCTGAACGCGTATATGGCTGGCTGCGATGTCAAAGACGACCACCGCGTCATCACGGGCCGCCCCGTCACCGTCGGTGCCGCGGCAGCGGAGGAAGCCGGCATGCTTCGGCCGTTGCCGGCGGACACGTTCGAGGCCGCCTCGACGTTCTCGTTCAAGGCCGACCACAAGTCCCAGGTCTGCGTCCGCCAGTCCTACTACTCGGTCCCGGCCCGCTATGCCGGGCGCCGGGTCAGCGTCCGGCTCGGTGCCCGCACCATCGAGATGTTCGCCGAAGGCGCCCGGATCGCGTCCCACGTCCGGGCCATCCACAAGTATTCCTACGTCCTGGAACTGGACCACTACCTTGAGGTCCTCACCCGCAAACCCGGCGCCCTGGCCGGGGCAACAGCGCTGATGGCCGCCCGCGCCTCCGGGGCCTTCACCGGAGCCCACCAGAAATACTGGGACAGGGCCCGGGCCGCGCTCGGCGACAAGGCCGGCACGAAGGCCCTGATCGAGGTCCTGCTGATGGCCCGGACCCTGCCGGCCGCCGCGGTCACCGGCGCCATGGAGAACGCCGTGAGGACCGGGGACTTCGACCCCGATCATCTGGCCATCCACGCCCGTGCCAGCCAGAGCTTCCACCACGTCCCGGCGGCGCTACCTGATGAAGTTTCCGGACGGATCAGGCACCTGCCCGACCGCTGGGAGCCCTCGCTGGCCGGCTATGACGGGCTGCTGGCCGCGGCGGGCAGCCGATGA